A single Bacillota bacterium DNA region contains:
- a CDS encoding alkaline phosphatase family protein produces MVLVVLENRPAPALLAPGAAPRLQQLMRQGATALQTYGVAHPSLPNYLALLGGDTFGIHSDCWFCTVDAPNLVDRLEAAGLSWKAYMEGLPRPGWLGPWNPLTRYAGKHNPFRYFQDIRRSPARRSRIVGFDALARDLRAGRLPAFAFVVPDLCHDGHDCPLAASDAWLGAFVRQLTASRAWDSRSVLFVTWDEGAGDDASAAPGLAPGGGRTLLVALSPLARPGYRSGLPFSHLSLLRTLEDAWGLPPLGRSGLPGVRPLTPLFRPRSDRPTSADGSPGG; encoded by the coding sequence GTGGTCTTGGTGGTGCTGGAGAACCGGCCTGCGCCGGCGCTCCTGGCTCCGGGTGCGGCGCCTCGACTCCAGCAGCTGATGCGGCAGGGCGCCACCGCCCTCCAAACCTACGGGGTCGCCCACCCCAGCCTCCCCAACTACCTGGCCCTGCTGGGCGGCGACACCTTCGGCATCCACAGCGACTGCTGGTTCTGCACCGTGGACGCTCCCAACCTGGTCGACCGCCTGGAGGCGGCGGGCCTCTCGTGGAAGGCGTACATGGAGGGCCTTCCCCGTCCCGGCTGGCTCGGCCCCTGGAACCCCCTCACCCGCTACGCGGGCAAACACAACCCGTTCCGCTACTTCCAGGACATCCGCCGCTCGCCTGCCCGCAGGAGCCGGATCGTCGGCTTTGACGCGCTCGCGCGGGACCTGCGCGCGGGACGGCTGCCCGCCTTCGCCTTCGTGGTCCCCGACCTCTGCCACGACGGCCACGACTGCCCGCTGGCCGCGTCGGACGCCTGGCTCGGCGCCTTCGTCCGGCAGCTGACCGCCTCGCGCGCCTGGGACAGCCGGAGCGTCCTCTTCGTCACCTGGGACGAGGGGGCGGGCGACGACGCCAGCGCCGCCCCCGGGCTCGCTCCGGGCGGCGGGCGGACGCTTCTGGTGGCGCTCTCCCCTCTGGCCAGGCCGGGCTACAGGTCGGGGCTGCCCTTCTCGCACCTCTCCCTGCTCCGCACGTTGGAGGATGCATGGGGGCTTCCCCCGCTGGGTCGAAGCGGCCTGCCCGGCGTCCGCCCCCTGACGCCGCTCTTCCGGCCCCGATCCGACCGGCCCACCTCGGCAGACGGTTCCCCCGGAGGCTAG